A segment of the Salvelinus sp. IW2-2015 linkage group LG6.2, ASM291031v2, whole genome shotgun sequence genome:
ATTGATATGCTCGTCCATGATTATTCCATGATGTTCGTCTTCCAATGATTTAGTCCGTCTCAGTGTTTGTTTATCCAATCCATCACATCAACTGCCTCTCCGTTAGCAGAACATGATGTAGTACGCCGACGTTTGGCTGCATATGGTTGTCGCGGCTCGACTGAAAATCGCTCATTGCGACTCTTCCATGTTTCAAGATTTGTATCTGATGTATCTTTGAATCAAGTTTTGATGACCTTGATTAATCTAGAGACTGGGATTGATCCGTTTGAGTGACTGATTAATTAGGTAGCTGGTTGATCACGTGTGCCACTGATTACTCTAGGGACTGATTGTCCTTGATTGACTGATTTTAGGGAGGCTGGAATTGATCACTGTTGATGACCTGATTAACTTAGGGGCGCTGGGTTGCACACTGTTGATGACCTGATCACCTAGAGGAGCCTAGAATGGATCACGTTGTGACCTGAGTTATTTGAGGCGACTGGTTGACTCAGTTGTGACCTGTTACTTCTAGAGGAGATCGGGTTATCCGTTGCATGACCCGATTATCTTAGAGGAGCACTGGGATTGAATTCACGTGATGACCTGATTAACTAGAGGAGACTGGGATTGAATCACGTTGATGACCTGATTAAATCTCAGGAGCTCTCTTCATCAAGTTGTGACTGATTACTCTAGAGGTGGCGGGGATTGATATGGTTTGATGACCTGTTAAATCTTACGAGGCTGGGGGCTTGAATCAGTTGATGCTTTATTACTGGGCGCTCTAGATTTAATCAGGTCATCAACGTGATTCAATCCCAGTCTCCTCTAGATTTAATCAGGTCATCAACTTGATTCAAAGATACATCAGATGACAATCTGAAACATTGAAAGAGTCTGCAATGAGGCGATTTCAGTCAGCCGCCCCCAATATCAGCCAACTGCGGCTCTACATCATTGTTTGCTACTGAGATGGAATGTTTGATTGTTGTGATTGGATGAAAAATATCACTGGACGACTAATATCATTGGAAGACGAACATCATTGGATGACTAATATCATTGGACGACTAATATCATTGGACGACTAATATCATTGGACGACTAATATCATTGGACGACTAATATCATTAGATGACTAATATCATTGGACGACTAATATCATTGGACGACTAATATCATTGGACGACTAATATCATTGGACGACTAATATCATTGGACGACTAANNNNNNNNNNNNNNNNNNNNNNNNNNNNNNNNNNNNNNNNNNNNNNNNNNNNNNNNNNNNNNNNNNNNNNNNNNNNNNNNNNNNNNNNNNNNNNNNNNNNNNNNNNNNNNNNNNNNNNNNNNNNNNNNNNNNNNNNNNNNNNNNNNNNNNNNNNNNNNNNNNNNNNNNNNNNNNNNNNNNNNNNNNNNNNNNNNNNNNNNNNNNNNNNNNNNNNNNNNNNNNNNNNNNNNNNNNNNNNNNNNNNNNNNNNNNNNNNNNNNNNNNNNNNNNNNNNNNNNNNNNNNNNNNNNNNNNNNNNNNNNNNNNNNNNNNNNNNNNNNNNNNNNNNNNNNNNNNNNNNNNNNNNNNNNNNNNNNNNNNNNNNNNNNNNNNNNNNNNNNNNNNNNNNNNNNNNNNNNNNNNNNNNNNNNNNNNNNNNNNNNNNNNNNNNNNNNNNNNNNNNNNNNNNNNNNNNNNNNNNNNNNNNNNNNNNNNNNNNNNNNNNNNNNNNNNNNNNNNNNNNNNNNNNNNNNNNNNNNNNNNNNNNNNNNNNNNNNNNNNNNNNNNNNNNNNNNNNNNNNNNNNNNNNNNNNNNNNNNNNNNNNNNNNNNNNNNNNNNNNNNNNNNNNNNNNNNNNNNNNNNNNNNNNNNNNNNNNNNNNNNNNNNNNNNNNNNNNNNNNNNNNNNNNNNNNNNNNNNNNNNNNNNNNNNNNNNNNNNNNNNNNNNNNNNNNNNNNNNNNNNNNNNNNNNNNNNNNNNNNNNNNNNNNNNNNNNNNNNNNNNNNNNNNNNNNNNNNNNNNNNNNNNATCATTGGACGACTAATATCATTGGACGACTAATATCATTGGACGACTAATATCATTGGACGACTAACATCTTTGGACGACTAATATCATTGGACGACTAATATCATTGGACGACTAATATCATTGACAAGATGTTATATATctacataaatgtttaatttatAGATCTCTACACATACactatttacaaaagtatgtggacaccccttcaacttAGTCGATTCGGCTAGTTCAACCACACCCATTTATGACAGgggtataaaattgagcacacagacatgcattctccatagacaaacattggcagtagaatggccttactgaagagctcagtgattttcaacgtggcactgtcattggatgccacctttcaaacaagtcagttaggcaaatttctgccctgctagacctgccccggtcaactgtaagtgctgttaatgtgaagtgaaaatatctaggagcaacaatggctcagctgcaaagtggtaggccacacaacctcGCGGAACatgaccgctgagtgctgaagcgcgtagagtgtaaaaatgttctgtccttggttacaacactcactactgagttccaaactccctctggaagcaacgtcagcacaagaactgttcgctggtagcttcatgaaatgggttaccatggccgagcagccacacacaaacctaagatcaccatgccaagcgtcggctggagtggtgttaagcttgccaccattggactctggagcagtggaaacgcgttctctggagtgatgaatcacgcttcaccatctggcagtccgtcagacgaatctgggtttggcggatgtcaggagaacgctacctactccaatgcatagtgccaactgtaaagtttggtggaggaggaatcctggtctggtgctgttttcatggttcgggctaggccccttagttccagtgaaagggaATCTTAACGCACctgcatacaattacattttagacgattctgtgcttccaactttatggcaacagtttggggaaggccctttcctgtttcagcatgacaatgcccccgtgcacaaagcgaggtccatatagaaattgtttgtcgaaattggtgtggaagaacttgactggcctgcaccgagccctgatctcaaccccattgagcACCTTTGTGATAGGAACAATGACTGCTAGCcaagcctaattgcccaacatcagagcctgtcctcactaatgctcttttggctgaatgcaagcaagtccccgcagtaatgctccaacatctagtggaaatccttcccagaagagtggaggctgttgtagcagcaaaggggggaccaattccatattaatgcccatgattttggaaggagatgttcgacgtgcaggtgtccacatactttttggctTGTAGTATATATCTTGTCAAAAGCGCAACGTGATTGCAAAAGAGACAGGTTGTAGTGTCTGACTGAAAAACGGACAATATTGGTGTTTGAATTTATTGATATAAAGTGGGACATGGTTGTATGGTTGCGGGATATGGGACAAATGGCCAAAATACgggacatgtggtcaccctatgaattgaagagggcagtccatgaGTGCTgaccgaaggatatcaaggatctggaaagtgTCTGTGGAAGAATGGTCTccatcccaatgtgttctccaatctcataaattATTATAGAAAATTGTTCAGTGCATTCATCCTTGCAAGAGGAGGGTGTACAAAGTATTGAAAATATGGGTGGCAAATATATTTAAACCTAGATTTTGGGAGAAAAAAATtaatgtcatgccctgaccttagagttcctttctatgtctctttttggtttggtcagggtgtgatttggggtggacattctatgttttgtttttctattattttctatttctaggtttttgccgggtatggttctcaatcagggacagctgtctatcgttgtctctgattgggaaccatacttaggtagtttttttccacctgtcattgtgggaagttaactttgtttttatggcacatagccttaagcatcactgtttgtttttgtattgtttactgttttgttggcgacatctactattagaagtatgtacgctcaccacgctgcacctcggTCTCATCCTTCTGACGACACCCGTGACCAGATGAAATCTTCATCACCATGGTTTAGGAGTCCAAACTGGGTGAAGCTGAAGTATCTGCTTTCTTTTTAAACTGTacagttttgtattttatttaaaggTTATTGTCACTGCACCTTAGGGCCCAGTGATTCATATTCTTAACCTTTTCTACAGTAAGTTTGCTTGCCCTAAATGTTATCACAAACCAACAGCCTAATTTGAATTCACTGAAGTAAAAATAAACAGCCATTATAGATAGTTAGTTATTGCTCTCtgaaactgattgaaatgctcTAAATGTGTGACAATGAGACAGAGGTGGGGAATAATCTGTCTGGCTCATAAATCATCTTTAGGAGCACCTATGACATTGACTGGATGGAAGCACAGTGCCAAAGTCCCAGATACTAAAGTCTATACTAAGATTTAACAACCATATTGTATGAAGGGCCAATATGTTATGATTCACTGTATTGCAGAGGTAAAATCACTCCTATGAATTTCATCAAAGTCGTAGTACAGTTATTTTAATGTCAGCTTGGTCAATGGTCAAATCGTTACTCACTAAACAAATGTGGAGTTCTTAGTAATTACTACTTCATGTTTAAAGAATCACTCCATGAATATACATCTTATACTAGAACTCATCTTCCACTACAACTCATCTTCTTCTAGAACTCATCTTCTACAGAACTCATCTTCTACAGAACTCATCTCCTTCTAGAACTCATCTCCTTCTAGAACTCATCTTCTTCTAGAACTCATCTTCTTCTAGAACTCATCTTCTACTAGAACTKATCTTCTTCTAGAACTCGTCTCCTTCTAGAACTCATCTTCTACTAGAACTCATCTTCTTCTAGAACTCATCTTCTACTAGAACTCATCTTCTTCTAGAACTCATCTTCTACTGGGACTCATCTCTTCTAACTCAGCAACTTCCATCTCCTCTAGAACTCATCTTCTACAAGAACTCATCTTCTTACTAGAAACTCATCTTCTTCTAGAACTTCATCTTCTACtagacctctctctttcttctagaACCGCATCTCCTTCTAGAACTCTCTCTCTACTAGAACTCATCTCTTCTAGAACTCGTCTTCTACTAGAACTCATCTTCTTCTAGAACTTCATCTTCTACTGAACTCATCTTCCTTCTAAGAACTCATCTCCTTCTAGAACTCATCTTCCACTAGAACTCATCTTCTTCTAGAACTCATCTTCTACTGGAACTCATCTTCTTCTAGAACTCATCTCCTTCTAGAACTCATCTTCTACTAGAACTCATCTCCTTCTAGAACTCATCTTCATCTGAACTCATCTTCCTCTCTAGAGCTCATCTTCTCCTAGAACTCATCTTTTCTAGAACTCATCTTCTTCTCGAACTCATCTTCCACTAGAACTCATCTTCTTCTAGAACTCATCTTCCACTAGAACTCATCTTCCTTCTAGAAATCATCTTCTACAGAACTCATCTCTTTTCTAGAACTCACTCTTCTACGAACTCATGCTCCTTCTAGAACTCATCTTCTTCTAGAACTCATCTTCTAAACTAGAACTCGTCTCCTTCTAGAACTCATCTTCTACTAGAGCTCATCTTCTAGAACTCATCTTTTCTAGAACTCATCTTCTACTAGAACTCGTCTTCTTCTAGAACTCATCTTCCACTAGAACTCATCTTCTTCTAGAACTCATCTTCTACTAGAACTCATCTTTTACTAGAACTCATCTTCTTCTAGAACTCATCTTCTACTAGAAACTCATCTTTTCTAGAACTCATCTCCTTCTACACTCATCTTCTTTTAGAACTTCATCTTCTACTAGAACTCATCTTCTTCTAGAACTCATCTCCTTCTTAGAACTCATCTTCTTCTAGAACTCATCTTCTACTAGAACTAATCTTCTACTAGAACTTGTCTTCTACTAGAACCGTCTTCTACTAGAATCGTCTCCTTCTAGAACTCATCTTCTTCTAAGAGCTCATCTTCTAGAACTCATCTTCTTCTAGAACTCATCTTCTTCTAGAACCCATCTTCTACTGGAACTCATCTCCTTCTAGACTCATCTTCTACTAGAACTCGTCTTCTACTAGAACTCGTCTTCTACTAGAACTCGTCTCCTTCTAAAACTCATCTTCTTCTAGGCTCATCTCAGAACTCATCTTCTTCTAGAACTCATCTTCTTCTAGAACCCATCTTCTACTGAATATCTCCTTCTAGAACTCATCTCTTTCTAGAACTCATCTTCTTCTAGAACACATCTTCTAGAACTCGTCTTCTCTAGAATCGTCTTCTACTAGAACTCATCTTCTACTAGAACTCGTCTTCTACTGAGCTCGTCTTCCACTAGAACTGCGTCTTTCTACTAGATCGTCTTCTACTAGAACTCGTCTTCTACTAGAACTTTTCTCCTTCTAGACACGTCTTCTACTAGAACTCATCTTCTACTAGAACTCATCTTCTACAGAACTCATCTTCTTCTAGAACTCATCTTCTAGAACTCGTCTTCTACTAGAACTCGTCTTCCACTAGAACTTTTCTCCTTCTAGAACACGTCTTCTACTAGAATCATCTTCTACTAGAACTCGTCTTCTACTAGAACTCGTCTTCTACTAGAACTCGTCTTCTACTAGAACTTTTCTCCTTCTAGAACACGTCTTTCTACTAGACTCTCTTCTACTAGAACTCATCTTCTACAGAACTCATCTTCTTCTAGAACTAATCTTCTAGAACTCATCTTCTACTAGAACTCATCTTCTACAGAACTCATCTTCTTCTAGAACTCATCTTTCTACAGAACTCATCTTCTACAGAACTCATCTTCTACTAGAACTCATCTTCTACAGAACTCGTCTTCCACTAGAACTCGTCTTCTACTAGAAACTCGTCTTCCACTAGAACTCGTCTTCTACTAGAACTCGTCTTCCACTAGAACTCGTCTTCTACTAGAACTCGTCTTCTACTAGAACTCATCTTCTACAGAACTCATCTTCTAGAACACGTCTTCTACTAGAACTCGTTTCTACTAGAACTCGTCTTCTGACTAGAATCGTCTTCCACTAGAACTCGTCTTCCACTAAACTCGTTTCCACTAGAACTCGTTTCTACTAGCTCTCTACTAGAACCTCGTCTTCTACTAGAACTCGTCTTTCTAGAAACTCATCTTCTACTAGAACTCGTTTCCACTAGAACTCGTCTTCTACTAGAACTCGTCTTCCTAGAACTCGTCTTCTACTAGAACTCGTCTTCTAGAACTCATCTTCCTCGACTCGTCTTCCACTAGAACTCGTCTTGCCACTAAACTCGTCTTCCCCTAGAACTCGTCTTCCACTAGACTCGTCTTCCACTAGAACTCGTCTTCCTACTAGAACTCGTCTTCTACTAACTCGTCTTCTAGAACTCTCGATCTTCCTCTAGAACTCGTTTCCACTAGAACTCATCTTCCATAGAACTCGTCTTCCTCTAGAGCTCGTCTTCTTCTAGAACTCGTCTCCTACTAGAACTCATCTCCTACTAGAACTCATTCCTACTAGAACACATCTCCTACTAGAACTCATCTCCTACTAGAAACACATCTCCTACTAGAACTCATCTCCTTCTAGAACTCATCTCCTTCTAGAACTCATCTTCTTCTAGAAACTCGTCTTCTACTAGAACTCGTGCTTCCTACTAGAACTCGTCTTCTTCTAGAACTCATCTTCTTCTAGAACTCAGTGTTATTGGAAGGTCATTATTCTTGCTGTCCAGTCGTGTATATAGTTTATAGCTACTCGCCATAAAGTAACCATCCTCATTCAGGCAGCGGTGCTTTTGGCTCTTCTTAAGGGACTTCTGTCATTTGGCAGTGCTTCAGACCGGCGACAATATTCACATCAAGTGAAAccccaacaccaacaacaaccctGTGTCTCTACTGCAGCTACCAGGACATAGTATTGGCCTCCTTCTTCCCTCTACCATGGTCCTTACTCTATTGGTACAGGAACTATACTGGTTCTAAACATACTGGGTAGTCAAATGAACACATTTGGTCTAAATTGTACCGTTCACAGTCAGAATGTATGTATCTTAATCTCGTTTCATAGCTGTGCCTAGACAGAGTAATCTCTTCCAACATTATGTGCAGCATGAAGCTTATCTCTTTAAAGAGActgttttttcttgttttagCATGAAACTGCTTCTGACTGAAAGACCTTCAAAGACCCTCTTTGTTTCTTAAAATGCATGGGTCTCATTTAGGttcttaggtctctctctctctctctctctctcgctctctcgctctctctaaatCATAACGATGGCAAATATGCCAGGACCCATCTTTACCGCATAGCTGATCTGTAATCATAAATATTAGTGCTACATTTTTGTGGGGAAGGCAATTACTTTGAACAGTCAGAGTCAGTTTCTCATGGGGATTACATgcatttgttttcattttcctCGGGCATCACTGTGGCCTACTGATTTGGTACTCCTTGGGTGAAAAGCTTTTTAATGtggagtctctctgtctctttagtcTATGGTGGTATTGCAGTGCATTTAAATAGGCTATCTCTATGGCTTCCCTTTCAACTGTATGAACTTGACATTTTGTGAGCTGTCTCCCCTTTTCCAAAGTAAACGCAAGATAGTAGGGTAAAATGGAATACAATGTTACTTAAAGCAGAGGAGTTGCACTAAGGAGGGCAGAGGGCTAAAACAAGTAGTTAATTAAAAAGCACCGGGAGATCTCCAAGAGGGTAGTGTTACTTTGTTATCTGAAATGGATGGTCAGCATATAGTACAAGAAGAATCTGCTGAAGGGTGGCAGTGAGcgtacagtactgtactataaTAGTTATTGAATATGACTCCAATATAATTGCATTCCAAGGACCCTTGATCATGGTTTGATGTCATTGTGTGTCATTGGTCTTATGTTATATGTGTACATTCCATCTGtcagtttcttgtttttaaaatagaTTTATTGAAGATTTTTAGAAAAGCGCTAACGCTTCACCAATTGCCTTTTTTGGTTATGGGCATAACTGTTTAACTCACTGTCAGCATCCATTGTTTACATAGGCCTAAGTATTTTCTTAATACACTGATATTTTCCAACTGTATTTAGCAAATATTCTGAGGACATTTTCCATTTTTCTAAcacgcagtggtgtaaagtacttaagtaaaaatactttaatgcaCTACttacttttttgtttttagggtatctgtactttactatttatattgttgACTACTTTttctttactacattcctaaatatattaatatactttttactccatacattttctctgacaccaaaaagtacttgttATTTGTTACTTGttaatcaaatacttttagacttttactcaaattgtattttactgggtgactttcacttttactttcgtatttttaaataaagatatctttacttttactcaagtatggcagCTGGGtgcttttttccaccactgctaataCAATTAAAGCACTTTCACCCCAAAGTGTTTTGCTGCAGTGAGAGCAAACATCTGTTGAAACTAAAACAAACCACAGCTTATTTGTGTTGATTCTGGAAACCAGCTGTGTGAGTCTAGCGCCAGCTTACAAGACCACTAGTAGGCTATTGCAGTGTATGACATGTCATATAAGATAGTAGTGTTCAGGTGAAATGCATGTGAAATTCCCAGAAATCAAGTTATGAATGCATACGTCCCCACACTGATGAATAACTAAGCAATTAGTAACATACTCCAGGATGTACAGGACAGCACAGTAGTTTCATGTAGTCCAGTAAAATATGACTGAAACTCACAaactatctctcttcttctccctgtcTATACAGAGTGTAAGTGAGTTTGGCCTAGACATCATCGAGACCCCAGAGGGAGACAGATGGCCTCAGCTGATCgtccagcagagcctggaccgCGAGCAGAAGGACACCTTCGTCATGAAAATCAAGGTGGAGGACGGAGGAACGCCACCCAAGTCCAGCACGGCCATCCTCCAGGTCACCATCTCCGACGTCAACGACAATCGGCCGGTCTTCAAGGACAGTGAGGTGGAGGTGAACATCCCCGAGAACGCCCCCATAGGAACCTCCGTCACCCAGCTCCACGCCACGGACGCAGACCTCGGCTCCAACGCCcagatccacttctccttctcRAARCAGATCTCCTCATCCWCCAAGAGGCATTTTTCCATKGACAGCACCYCCGGGCTGATCACTGTRAAGCAGCCCTTAGACKGYGAYGCCACRCCYGTCCACAAACTCATRGTCCTYGCCAGCGATGGCAGCTCCACCCCCTCCAGAGCTYCMGTTATCGTCAACGTAARGGACATTAATGACAACGTTCCGTCCATAGACACTCGGTATATAATGAACCTTGTAAATGGAACGGTTCTACTGTCAGAGAACGCTCCTCTCAACACAAAAATAGCCCTAATTACAGTGACGGACAAGGACTCGGATCTGAACGGCAAAGTGACTTGTTACACTGACCATGACGTTCCTTTCAGGTTAAAGCCAGTCTTTAATGACCAGTTCCTGCTGGAGACTGCGGCCCCCTTAGATTACGAAACAACCAGGGAATATGCAATTAAGATCGTAGCGTCGGATTCAGGGAAGCCTCCTTTGAACACTTCAGCGATGGTTTTAATWAAAATTAAGGATGAGAATGACAACGCTCCCATCTTCCCTCAGCCTGAGATTCAGCTGTCCATACCAGAYAACAATGATCCATCCACGCAGCTCATAAAGATCAGTGCCARGGATGCAGACAGCGGACATAATGCAGAGATTATTTATTCTCTTGGCCCTGACGCSCCTGATGGGTTTAACATAGATKGACGGTCAGGAATCCTRTCCGTTGGCAAACGCCTGGARagagagaagcaggagaagtATTCYTTCACTGTCATGGCGAGYGACAATGGGTCTACTTCSCTGCAGAGCAATGTCACAGTGAGGTTAATAGTGCAGGACCTCAACGACAACAGCCCAGCTTTCACCCATCCTGAGTATAACTTCTACGTGCCTGAGAACCTGCCTCTGTACGGGACCGTGGGTCTGATCACCGTCACAGATTCTGACGCAGGTGACAACTCTGTCATAACACTGTCCATCCTGAACGGGAAAGACAATTTCKTTATTGATCCCCAGACCGGTGTGATCAAACCCAACATCACGTTTGATAGAGAGCAGCAAAGCTCATACACTTTTATGGTGAAGGCTATAGACGGAGGGCAACCACCCAGCACTTCATACGCCAAGGTCACCATAAARGTTGTGGATGTCAATGACAATCGACCCGTTTTTGTTATRCCCTCYTCCAACTACTCTTACGATCTGGTCCAGTCTACCACCAGCCCTGGGTCTGTGGTCACCAGGGTYTTCGCTATAGACAATGACACTGGCATGAATGCTGAGCTGCAGTACAGCATCATTGGGGYATCACCAAGAGGGCTGTTTGCCATAGACAAAACAACTGGTAATATAACTCTGCAGGAGAAGATAGTCTCAGCCGATCAGGGTTTACACAGGCTAGTMGTGAAAGTCAAAGACCTGGGCCAGCCGGAGTCCTTACACGCAATCGCCCTCATTCACCTGTTCATTAACGAGACTGTATCCAACGCTACSTTCATTCAAGAGCAGCTACGTAAGAGCTTGGAGACTCCATTGGACCGTAACGTGGGAGACAGTGAGGTCACACCCCAAGCCAACGGATACGTGATTGTTGTCATCGCTATTATAGCTGGGACTATGACKGTCATCTTAGTCATCTTCGTGACAGCTTTAGTGCGCTGCCGTCAGACGCCCAGGCACAAAGTGGTGCAGAAGGGCAAGCAGAGCGGCGAGTGGGTGTCGCCCAACCAGGACAACCGTCAAatcaagaagaaaaagaagaaaaagaagagatcCCCTAAGAGCCTCCTCTTGAACTTTGTCASCATAGAAGAATCCAAGCCTGATGATCCCAGCCAGGAGCACATTAATGGAACCCTGGACCTGCCTGTGGAGCTAGATGAGCAGACCATGGGGAAATACAACTGGGCCACTACGCCGACCACCTTCAAACCTGACAGTCCAGACTTAGCCAAGCATTACAAGTCTGCCTCCCCCCAGCCAACCTTCCAAATCAAACCAGAGACCCCGATGGCGCCCAATAAACACCACGTGATTCAGGAGCTCCCGCTAGACAACACGTTTGTGGTGGGCTGTGACTCGCACTCCAAGTGCTCCTCCACCAGCTCAGACCCGTACTCGGTCTCAGAGTGCAGCTGTCAGGGGGGATTCAAGACTTCTGGGCAAATCCACACCAGACAGGTAATTCATAACTTATTTTCTAAAGCCACCTACTGTTTCCACTCCCACTCCCTGTACCACTGTCCCTTTGTTGATAAGATGGAGGGTGATGGGTGGCAGCGGGAGGGAGACGGGAGAATGAACCACACAAAAAGTCCCATGTGCATTAATGTCATCAGCATTGAATATTGAGGAAGAATACCTCAGAGAGGAAGTAGTTAACTGAAGTCTGGCCAAGAAACTTCAACCAAATGAAATCTATCTTTACTTCCCAGAAAGAGGAAAAAAACGAAGACAGATTATACCTCCCTTTGCTATCTTGTACTATATgtctaaaaaaaaactttaacctTATTTGGGTTAATGTTCCACTTAAAAGTATAATGGAGGCAGTGGAATGGTGGGAACCAGTGTTAAATGAGAATCTTAAGTGAGAAAGGCTGGTGGCAGAGTAATAGCATGCTTGGGGGAGAATCAAGTCGGCCACGctactaattgaactctgcacagCTGTATTTGCTGAGGACCAATGGATTAAAGCAGCTCTAAGCTTTTTTGATTGACACACCTGAAAAAAACTAGCATgtctgacagacagagaaaaccaAACAGAGTCTTTGATTTGACAGTCATCAGCTTAACAGATAAACGTTGGGTTTAATCAGCTGTTCACTTTCCACTGAAATAGTAGGACATGTATCCCCCAAGAGTGCCACTACACTACAGAATAATAAGACCTCATTAAATAATCCCAGATATTGGTTGCGTGCTGGAGATATTAAGTGGCGTCTTTACTGTGGAGGCTCTGAAGGCTTTgtgagtgtgagggagagagcaaAGCAAAAGGCAAAAGCAAGGCTCATTTGAATGCTAGGGTTTGGTCTGAGGCATATGATTCCCTAAGAGATGTGCCAAATGCGAAGTGCCCTAAAATATAACAACAGCCCAGGAAAATATATGTACATCAGAGGTAAGGGGggtggagcagagcagagtgggGCGGAGCAAAGAGGGGATGAGCAGAGtggggcagagcagagcagagtggggCGGTGCAAAGAAGAGCGGGCTGGAGCAAGAGGCAGAGTGGGGCGGAGCAGTGAGCAGAgtgggcagagagagcagagcagagagatgggcggagcagagcagagaggggcgGGCAAGAAGCGGACGAGACAGGGacggagcagagcagagtgggGCGGCGCAGAGCAGACGAGggcggagcagagcagagaggggcggagcagagcagcagagggcggagcagagcagagaggggcgGAGCAGAGCAAGAGgccggagcagagcaga
Coding sequences within it:
- the LOC111966037 gene encoding protocadherin-11 X-linked, with the protein product MDLAGQAHVLVVLLTCLVLLSWAQEKDYTVREEQPENVRIGNLRKDLDLNLDPDVKLSSPLQFKPVYKTGDVPLVRVEANTGEIFTTAHRIDREKLCSGVFNEKRCFYEIEVAVLPDEIFRLVKIRFLIEDINDNAPLFQSTVINISIPENTAINTRYPVPSAFDPDVGINGIQHYELVKSVSEFGLDIIETPEGDRWPQLIVQQSLDREQKDTFVMKIKVEDGGTPPKSSTAILQVTISDVNDNRPVFKDSEVEVNIPENAPIGTSVTQLHATDADLGSNAQIHFSFSKQISSSXKRHFSXDSTXGLITVKQPLDXDATPVHKLXVLASDGSSTPSRAXVIVNVXDINDNVPSIDTRYIMNLVNGTVLLSENAPLNTKIALITVTDKDSDLNGKVTCYTDHDVPFRLKPVFNDQFLLETAAPLDYETTREYAIKIVASDSGKPPLNTSAMVLIKIKDENDNAPIFPQPEIQLSIPDNNDPSTQLIKISAXDADSGHNAEIIYSLGPDAPDGFNIDXRSGILSVGKRLEREKQEKYSFTVMASDNGSTSLQSNVTVRLIVQDLNDNSPAFTHPEYNFYVPENLPLYGTVGLITVTDSDAGDNSVITLSILNGKDNFXIDPQTGVIKPNITFDREQQSSYTFMVKAIDGGQPPSTSYAKVTIKVVDVNDNRPVFVXPSSNYSYDLVQSTTSPGSVVTRVFAIDNDTGMNAELQYSIIGXSPRGLFAIDKTTGNITLQEKIVSADQGLHRLVVKVKDLGQPESLHAIALIHLFINETVSNATFIQEQLRKSLETPLDRNVGDSEVTPQANGYVIVVIAIIAGTMTVILVIFVTALVRCRQTPRHKVVQKGKQSGEWVSPNQDNRQIKKKKKKKKRSPKSLLLNFVXIEESKPDDPSQEHINGTLDLPVELDEQTMGKYNWATTPTTFKPDSPDLAKHYKSASPQPTFQIKPETPMAPNKHHVIQELPLDNTFVVGCDSHSKCSSTSSDPYSVSECSCQGGFKTSGQIHTRQNQGQTPEKSFSSVVSTCPHKEGCLLSKITSANTQRRVTFHLPDGSQESCSDSGLGDHEPSSTASTTQPLPLGFPQEEYYQQTSPNSRTEGDGNSDPESRRAH